One region of Demequina sp. TMPB413 genomic DNA includes:
- the pfkB gene encoding 1-phosphofructokinase, whose amino-acid sequence MIVTLTPNPSLDRTISVDQLRVGEVHRAGGLHIDAGGKGVNVSRALAANGLHTVAVLPAHGAPAVEFSARLDGDGVPHDFIALEGAVRTNITIVDAQGVTTKINESGRASTAADAMAMLDAVDRHTADAAWVVGCGSLPPGIDGGLYVSLIERARARGVKVAIDTSGTALRKAVAALPDLIKPNHEELEELVGAALPTLADVLEAARSLVADGIAAVVVSLGEHGALAVDANTAVHASAVVVHPQSTVGAGDCLLAGWLAALERGGSLTEALEAGVRWGAAAVALPGSTVPTPGDLSLPTVTVSAELPLDLALSSSLGHLAPTHKG is encoded by the coding sequence ATGATCGTCACACTCACACCGAACCCCAGCCTGGATCGCACCATCTCGGTTGACCAACTCCGCGTAGGAGAGGTGCACCGAGCGGGCGGGCTGCACATTGACGCGGGCGGCAAGGGCGTGAACGTCTCGCGCGCGCTCGCGGCGAACGGGCTGCACACGGTCGCCGTGCTGCCCGCCCACGGTGCGCCGGCTGTCGAGTTCTCCGCCAGGCTCGACGGCGATGGCGTTCCGCACGACTTCATCGCGCTCGAAGGTGCGGTGCGTACCAACATCACGATCGTCGATGCCCAGGGCGTCACGACCAAGATCAACGAGTCCGGGAGGGCGTCCACTGCGGCCGACGCCATGGCCATGCTCGATGCCGTCGACCGTCACACGGCCGACGCTGCCTGGGTCGTCGGTTGCGGCAGCTTGCCGCCAGGAATTGACGGCGGTCTCTACGTCAGCCTCATCGAGCGCGCGAGGGCTCGTGGGGTGAAGGTCGCGATCGACACGTCCGGCACAGCGCTGCGCAAGGCGGTGGCGGCCCTGCCCGACCTGATCAAGCCCAATCACGAAGAACTCGAAGAACTGGTAGGCGCCGCATTGCCCACCCTTGCCGACGTCCTGGAGGCCGCACGCTCCCTCGTGGCCGACGGCATCGCCGCTGTGGTGGTCAGCCTGGGTGAGCACGGGGCACTTGCCGTCGACGCGAACACCGCGGTCCACGCGTCGGCCGTGGTGGTTCACCCGCAGTCGACGGTGGGCGCTGGCGACTGCCTGCTCGCCGGTTGGCTCGCCGCCCTCGAACGCGGCGGCTCGCTGACAGAGGCGCTTGAGGCGGGCGTGAGGTGGGGAGCCGCAGCCGTCGCCTTGCCGGGAAGCACCGTCCCCACGCCGGGAGACCTCTCGCTTCCCACCGTCACGGTGTCCGCCGAACTCCCTCTCGACCTTGCCTTGTCCTCATCACTAGGCCACCTGGCCCCAACGCACAAAGGATGA
- a CDS encoding CpaF family protein has protein sequence MGAETTIAIESQVRDQIRKRGVDPVRDVAAVRALVDDALAAWEERALVGAVAPVEDRAALAKSVLDNVAGLGPLQQYLDDPDVEEIWINEPSQVYVARRGASELTSTMLTAQQVRDLVEQMLKLSGRRLDLSSPFVDASLPGGERLHAVIPDVTREHWSVNIRKYVARANHVQDLVALGSLPAQAAAFLGAAVASGLNVLVAGATQAGKTTFLNALAGSIPPRERVITCEEVFELKIPLRDVVGLQCRQPSLEGTGEIPLRRLVKEALRMRPDRIIIGEVREAESLDMLVALNAGVPGMCTIHANTARDAITKMCTLPLLAGDNVSDRFVVPTVASAIDIVVHLELDGRGKRRVREIVGVPGRVEQGIIEISELFHLSGNDLVRGEGYPPHEERFARAGVRLSDLLARQA, from the coding sequence ATGGGGGCTGAGACAACTATCGCTATCGAGTCGCAGGTACGGGACCAGATCCGCAAGCGCGGGGTGGATCCTGTTCGGGACGTGGCCGCGGTCAGGGCGCTCGTGGACGACGCGTTGGCGGCGTGGGAAGAGCGGGCATTGGTGGGCGCGGTCGCGCCGGTCGAGGACCGCGCGGCGCTCGCGAAGTCGGTACTCGACAACGTGGCAGGGCTGGGCCCGCTGCAGCAGTACCTCGATGATCCTGACGTAGAAGAGATCTGGATCAACGAGCCAAGCCAGGTGTACGTGGCTCGCAGGGGAGCGTCAGAGCTCACCTCCACCATGCTCACGGCGCAACAGGTGCGGGACCTGGTGGAGCAGATGCTGAAGCTGTCCGGTCGCAGACTCGACTTGTCCAGCCCCTTCGTCGACGCCTCGCTTCCGGGCGGTGAGCGGCTGCACGCGGTCATCCCCGATGTGACGCGCGAGCACTGGTCAGTCAACATCCGCAAGTACGTTGCGCGGGCCAACCACGTGCAAGACCTCGTGGCGCTCGGATCCCTGCCTGCGCAGGCGGCGGCCTTCCTCGGGGCAGCGGTGGCGTCCGGCCTCAACGTGCTCGTGGCCGGTGCCACGCAGGCAGGCAAGACTACGTTCCTCAATGCGCTCGCGGGCTCGATTCCGCCCCGCGAGCGGGTCATCACATGCGAGGAGGTCTTCGAGCTGAAGATCCCGCTGCGTGATGTCGTGGGACTCCAGTGTCGCCAGCCGTCGCTCGAGGGCACGGGGGAGATCCCTCTACGCCGCCTCGTCAAAGAGGCTCTGCGGATGCGACCCGACCGCATCATCATCGGGGAGGTGCGCGAAGCCGAATCACTTGACATGCTTGTCGCTCTCAACGCAGGCGTTCCAGGTATGTGCACCATCCACGCCAACACGGCCAGAGACGCCATCACCAAGATGTGCACCTTGCCGTTGCTTGCGGGCGACAATGTGTCCGACCGCTTCGTGGTGCCGACGGTCGCGTCAGCCATCGATATCGTCGTTCACCTTGAACTGGATGGCAGGGGCAAACGCCGAGTACGTGAGATCGTCGGGGTGCCTGGCCGGGTCGAACAGGGCATCATCGAGATCAGCGAATTGTTCCACCTCAGCGGGAACGATTTGGTGCGGGGCGAGGGCTACCCGCCTCACGAGGAGCGATTCGCCAGGGCGGGCGTGAGGCTCAGCGATCTGTTGGCGAGGCAGGCATGA
- a CDS encoding PTS lactose transporter subunit IIB — MPTINGSDVKRLVVACDAGMGSSVMVASTLRSKLKKHGVEVIHTPVDEIPADASVVMCHQGLASRAQTTAPNAVVVPFAVFMGDPAFAKVENAIAQGQDLES, encoded by the coding sequence ATGCCAACAATCAATGGTTCCGACGTCAAGCGTCTTGTGGTGGCGTGCGACGCAGGCATGGGAAGCTCCGTCATGGTGGCAAGCACCTTGCGATCCAAGCTCAAGAAGCATGGAGTTGAGGTGATCCACACGCCCGTCGACGAGATTCCAGCCGACGCGTCGGTGGTCATGTGCCACCAGGGCTTGGCGTCCCGCGCCCAGACCACCGCGCCCAACGCGGTGGTGGTTCCCTTCGCTGTCTTCATGGGCGACCCGGCCTTTGCCAAGGTCGAGAACGCCATCGCCCAGGGTCAAGACCTTGAGTCCTGA
- a CDS encoding SOS response-associated peptidase, with protein sequence MCGRYADFLADQDLADAFSLAVSADDERLLPPSFNVAPMQMVRVIRQQEQSRELDIAKWGLVPSWAKGPSVGSRMINARLETIADKPSFRTAFSRRRCIVPASGYYEWRTDASGKQPFFIHPTDGSPLAFAGLLEAWRPSPDDAWLITCAIVTTAARGEMRDIHDRQPVMMRADAWRTWLDPASAKDDVLDAAHADAPDLAWHEVDKAVGNVRNNAPELVEPA encoded by the coding sequence ATGTGCGGCCGCTATGCAGACTTCCTTGCCGACCAAGACTTGGCGGACGCCTTCTCCCTCGCGGTCAGCGCGGACGACGAACGCCTGCTACCCCCCTCCTTCAACGTCGCGCCCATGCAGATGGTGAGGGTGATTCGCCAGCAAGAACAGTCCAGAGAGCTCGACATCGCGAAGTGGGGATTGGTGCCCTCATGGGCCAAAGGCCCCTCGGTGGGCTCCCGCATGATCAATGCCCGGCTGGAGACCATTGCGGACAAGCCGTCTTTCCGCACCGCCTTCTCCCGCCGCCGCTGCATCGTGCCGGCCAGCGGCTACTACGAATGGCGCACCGATGCCTCCGGCAAGCAGCCCTTCTTCATCCATCCCACAGATGGGTCCCCGCTCGCCTTCGCCGGACTACTCGAGGCGTGGAGGCCGAGCCCCGACGACGCCTGGCTGATCACGTGCGCCATCGTCACCACAGCGGCCAGGGGCGAGATGAGAGACATTCACGACCGCCAGCCCGTCATGATGCGCGCCGACGCGTGGCGTACGTGGCTGGATCCGGCGTCGGCAAAGGACGACGTCCTGGACGCGGCACACGCCGACGCCCCAGACCTCGCCTGGCACGAGGTGGACAAGGCCGTTGGCAACGTCCGCAACAACGCGCCGGAGCTCGTGGAGCCTGCCTGA
- a CDS encoding PTS mannitol transporter subunit IICB, with protein sequence MSAPDMQANKNREGGGAAAQVQRLGRFMSAMIMPNIGAFVAWGLITALFIEAGWINKVAEQFNGEPHDGVMEWTASIAVIVGPMITYLLPLLIGYMGGKLVYGTRGAVIGAVATTGVIVGSDVPMFLGAMIIGPAAAWCLMKVEGLWQDKVKPGFEMLVDNFSLGILGGFIAILGKIIIGPVVERGVEWAGEGVDFLVENNLLPLASIVVEPAKVLFLNNAINHGVFTPLGTAEAEDAGKSLLFMIESNPGPGLGILVAFAFFGPRMLKAAAPGAIIIHFFGGIHEIYFPFVLAKPKMIAAAILGGMTGVLVGVLFNGGLVAPPSPGSIFAWAAFTPPGVGNWVVMLLQVTLAAAVAFTVAAFLLGFGREAKREDGAEDSANETASVPA encoded by the coding sequence ATGTCAGCACCTGATATGCAGGCAAACAAGAACCGTGAGGGCGGCGGGGCTGCCGCTCAGGTTCAACGTCTAGGCCGATTCATGTCGGCCATGATCATGCCCAATATCGGCGCCTTCGTGGCCTGGGGCCTGATCACTGCGCTGTTTATCGAGGCGGGCTGGATCAACAAGGTCGCCGAACAGTTCAATGGTGAGCCGCACGACGGCGTCATGGAGTGGACTGCATCGATCGCGGTGATCGTCGGACCCATGATCACGTACTTGTTGCCATTGCTCATCGGGTACATGGGCGGCAAGTTGGTCTACGGCACGCGTGGTGCCGTGATCGGTGCCGTGGCCACCACGGGTGTGATCGTGGGCTCGGATGTGCCGATGTTCCTTGGCGCCATGATCATCGGGCCGGCTGCGGCGTGGTGCCTCATGAAGGTCGAAGGGCTGTGGCAGGACAAGGTCAAGCCCGGTTTCGAAATGCTCGTAGACAACTTCTCACTCGGCATCCTCGGCGGTTTCATCGCGATTCTCGGCAAGATCATCATCGGGCCGGTGGTCGAGCGCGGCGTGGAGTGGGCCGGCGAGGGCGTGGACTTCCTCGTCGAGAACAACCTGCTGCCGCTCGCGTCCATCGTGGTCGAGCCTGCCAAGGTGTTGTTCCTCAACAACGCCATTAACCACGGCGTCTTCACCCCGCTCGGCACGGCCGAGGCGGAGGATGCAGGCAAGTCGCTGCTGTTCATGATCGAATCCAACCCCGGACCAGGTCTCGGCATCCTCGTCGCCTTTGCGTTCTTCGGACCCCGCATGCTCAAGGCCGCCGCTCCCGGAGCGATCATCATCCACTTCTTTGGAGGCATCCACGAGATCTACTTCCCGTTCGTGCTCGCCAAGCCGAAGATGATCGCCGCAGCGATCCTGGGCGGGATGACCGGCGTGCTGGTCGGTGTCCTCTTCAATGGCGGACTCGTAGCACCTCCGTCGCCAGGATCAATCTTTGCCTGGGCTGCTTTCACGCCGCCGGGTGTGGGGAACTGGGTGGTCATGCTGCTACAGGTCACGTTGGCCGCCGCCGTGGCGTTCACCGTGGCGGCGTTCCTGCTCGGGTTTGGTCGTGAGGCCAAGCGCGAGGACGGCGCCGAGGACAGTGCCAACGAGACTGCGTCAGTCCCGGCGTAG
- a CDS encoding biotin--[acetyl-CoA-carboxylase] ligase produces MTGDNPRLPLTAQRLASLVGEQAALSALAVTAASPSTNTQLIEALASAPMDWPHMSALVADHQTSGRGRAGREWETPPGAALTVSFVLRPRLDPERWGLVPLAVGLACVRTLRGDGVEAWLKWPNDVVVFVEGEEVPGWGLMRKIAGVLCERHDDAVVAGIGVNVSQTDQELPVPHAASLATLGGLRLDRRTLLDALAHSVADAIGQAEQDADAFLADVEAVTVTLGQQVVVERPGELPLSGKAVALAADGALIVRPAMGEDVTVRAGDVRVRSAT; encoded by the coding sequence GTGACAGGTGACAACCCGCGGCTACCCCTGACCGCACAACGCCTCGCCTCGCTCGTGGGAGAGCAGGCCGCGCTCTCCGCGCTCGCGGTGACCGCGGCGTCTCCCTCGACCAATACGCAGCTCATCGAGGCACTCGCTTCCGCTCCGATGGACTGGCCTCACATGAGCGCGCTGGTGGCCGATCATCAGACGTCCGGACGCGGGCGCGCTGGGCGCGAATGGGAGACGCCTCCAGGCGCCGCGCTGACCGTCAGCTTTGTGCTCAGGCCCAGGCTTGATCCCGAGCGCTGGGGACTCGTTCCCCTCGCCGTCGGCCTCGCGTGCGTGCGCACGCTGCGCGGCGATGGTGTCGAGGCGTGGCTCAAGTGGCCCAACGACGTGGTGGTGTTCGTGGAGGGCGAGGAGGTCCCCGGCTGGGGTCTCATGCGCAAGATCGCAGGCGTCCTGTGCGAGCGCCACGATGACGCCGTGGTGGCGGGCATCGGCGTCAACGTCTCCCAGACGGATCAGGAGCTCCCTGTGCCTCACGCGGCGTCGCTGGCCACGCTCGGCGGCCTCCGGCTCGACCGTCGTACCCTTCTTGACGCCCTTGCTCACAGCGTCGCCGACGCTATTGGCCAGGCCGAGCAAGACGCCGACGCCTTCCTTGCCGACGTGGAGGCCGTCACGGTCACCTTGGGGCAGCAGGTGGTGGTGGAGCGTCCAGGGGAGTTGCCGCTGTCGGGTAAGGCCGTGGCGCTCGCGGCCGACGGCGCGCTGATCGTGCGCCCCGCAATGGGGGAAGACGTCACGGTGCGGGCGGGAGATGTGCGGGTGAGGAGCGCGACGTGA
- a CDS encoding HPr family phosphocarrier protein, whose product MPTRTVEIGSSVGLHARPAALFVQAVNESGAAVTICKPGGKPSPANSMLSIMALGAKHGDTVELGCEADNADEVLATLVALLERDLDAEK is encoded by the coding sequence ATGCCTACTCGTACCGTAGAGATCGGTTCCTCCGTTGGCCTTCACGCGCGCCCCGCCGCGCTGTTTGTACAGGCCGTCAACGAGTCTGGCGCCGCCGTGACCATCTGCAAGCCTGGTGGCAAGCCTTCGCCAGCCAACTCGATGCTCTCGATCATGGCGCTCGGCGCCAAGCACGGCGACACGGTGGAACTTGGCTGTGAAGCCGACAACGCCGACGAGGTGCTTGCCACCCTTGTGGCGTTGCTCGAGCGCGACCTCGACGCCGAGAAGTAG
- a CDS encoding zinc-dependent dehydrogenase: MKALMFYAPEDVRVEDVPEPEVGPGEIKLRVRNCSTCGTDVKIFYNGHQNLSPPRIIGHEIAGEIVEIGDGVEGWEIGARVQVIAAVPCGDCYECERGWMEVCQNQTSMGYQYDGGFAEYMIVPREVLKVDGLNRIPEGVGYDEASAAEPLACAINAQRILGIEEGDTVVVFGAGPIGAMHIRLARANGAGKIFLIDVNDERLKMTADAVHPDEVINGATVDVVARVKELTGGRGADAIITATAANIAQEQAIEMAARNGKISFFGGLPKTNPTITCDSNLVHYRQLRIFGANGSAPHHNKAALEMIASGKVPVKDLITEHIALENVLDAFDIVKRGAAIKVTVEP, from the coding sequence GTGAAAGCCCTGATGTTCTATGCCCCCGAGGACGTGCGCGTCGAAGACGTGCCGGAACCGGAAGTCGGCCCAGGCGAGATCAAGCTGCGTGTGCGCAACTGCTCCACGTGCGGCACGGACGTGAAGATCTTCTACAACGGTCACCAGAACCTCTCGCCGCCGCGCATCATCGGCCACGAGATCGCTGGCGAGATCGTGGAGATCGGCGACGGCGTCGAGGGCTGGGAGATTGGCGCTCGCGTGCAGGTCATCGCGGCCGTGCCGTGTGGCGACTGCTATGAGTGCGAGCGCGGCTGGATGGAGGTCTGCCAGAACCAGACGTCGATGGGCTACCAGTACGACGGCGGGTTCGCCGAGTACATGATCGTCCCTCGCGAGGTGCTCAAGGTCGATGGCCTCAATCGCATTCCAGAAGGCGTCGGCTATGACGAGGCCTCCGCCGCCGAGCCGCTCGCTTGCGCGATCAACGCGCAGCGCATCCTCGGCATCGAAGAGGGCGACACGGTCGTCGTCTTCGGGGCAGGTCCCATTGGGGCGATGCACATCCGCCTCGCGCGGGCCAACGGTGCCGGGAAGATCTTCCTCATCGACGTCAATGACGAACGCCTCAAGATGACGGCCGACGCCGTTCACCCCGACGAGGTCATCAACGGCGCCACGGTGGACGTGGTGGCGCGCGTCAAGGAGCTCACCGGCGGCCGGGGCGCCGATGCGATCATCACCGCCACGGCCGCGAACATCGCTCAGGAGCAGGCCATCGAGATGGCTGCCCGCAACGGCAAGATCAGCTTCTTTGGCGGACTGCCAAAGACCAACCCCACCATCACGTGCGACTCCAATCTGGTGCACTACCGCCAGTTGCGCATCTTTGGTGCCAACGGCTCGGCGCCACACCACAACAAGGCGGCTCTTGAGATGATCGCCTCAGGAAAGGTGCCGGTAAAGGACCTGATTACAGAGCACATCGCGCTCGAGAACGTGCTAGATGCGTTCGACATCGTGAAGCGTGGCGCTGCCATCAAGGTCACGGTCGAACCGTAA
- the ptsP gene encoding phosphoenolpyruvate--protein phosphotransferase, which yields MDSVVQGIPVSSGAAFAPVVQVGAAVRPPADEAVLPAAEAEERIRAALAEVATEIDRRAASASDNAAEILGATAMLARDPGLIDGAIAHASAGKGPAQAIDAATQDYIDQFVALGGYFAERATDLRDVGDRAIAAVLGEPAPGVPPLTGECVLVAMDLAPAETATLDRSKVVGIVTEQGGRTSHTAILAAQMGIPAAVKVAGATDIADGTPVLVDGDTGQVHLNPTGELVERLRQRSQRREAALADSSGPGMTKDGKRVALLANIGGVEDAIAAGQADVEGVGLFRTEFVFLSASSAPTVEEQAEIYRQVFEPFEGRRVVVRTLDAGADKPLAFANLGAEENPALGRRGLRLSAERPDLLDAQLEALSVAASETGADVRVMAPMVALVEEAAWFARRVRENGLKSVGVMIEVPGAALRAEHVLDEVDFGSLGTNDLAQYTMAADRMQGELSDLLDPWQPALLDVVAAACHGGAVTGKPMGVCGEAGGDPLLALVLAGLGVSSLSMAPTKVPMVRLSLSLHTFAQCQRLAHLARSARTAQEAREAVIASASPELTALL from the coding sequence ATGGACAGCGTCGTCCAAGGAATTCCCGTCAGTTCGGGAGCCGCCTTTGCTCCCGTCGTTCAGGTGGGCGCCGCCGTGCGGCCGCCAGCAGACGAGGCCGTGCTGCCCGCCGCCGAGGCCGAGGAGCGCATCAGGGCTGCCTTGGCGGAAGTGGCGACGGAGATTGACAGGCGTGCGGCGTCGGCAAGCGACAACGCAGCGGAGATCCTTGGCGCCACGGCCATGCTGGCGCGCGACCCTGGCCTGATTGACGGTGCTATTGCTCACGCGAGCGCGGGCAAGGGGCCGGCGCAGGCGATCGACGCTGCGACTCAGGACTACATCGACCAGTTTGTCGCGCTCGGCGGCTACTTCGCGGAGCGTGCAACCGACTTGCGCGACGTGGGCGATCGTGCCATCGCCGCCGTGCTTGGTGAGCCGGCGCCAGGAGTGCCCCCACTCACGGGCGAGTGCGTCCTGGTCGCCATGGACCTCGCGCCCGCCGAGACCGCGACTCTCGACCGCTCCAAGGTGGTCGGCATCGTCACCGAGCAAGGCGGCCGCACCAGCCACACCGCGATCCTTGCAGCCCAAATGGGAATCCCTGCCGCCGTCAAGGTTGCCGGCGCGACTGATATTGCCGACGGCACCCCTGTGCTCGTCGACGGCGACACCGGCCAAGTGCACCTGAACCCCACCGGAGAGTTGGTCGAGCGCCTCCGGCAGCGCTCCCAGCGCCGCGAGGCTGCGCTGGCCGATAGCAGCGGCCCTGGAATGACCAAGGACGGCAAGCGCGTCGCGTTGCTGGCGAACATCGGCGGCGTGGAGGATGCGATCGCCGCGGGACAGGCAGACGTCGAGGGGGTCGGTCTTTTCCGCACAGAGTTTGTGTTCCTGAGCGCCTCGTCGGCGCCCACCGTTGAGGAGCAGGCGGAGATCTACCGCCAGGTGTTCGAGCCCTTTGAGGGTCGACGTGTGGTCGTGCGCACTCTCGATGCAGGCGCAGACAAGCCGCTCGCCTTCGCCAATCTTGGGGCGGAAGAGAACCCCGCCCTCGGCAGGCGTGGCCTGAGGCTCTCAGCCGAGCGGCCCGACCTGCTGGACGCTCAGCTCGAGGCGCTGTCAGTCGCAGCGAGCGAGACGGGCGCCGACGTGCGGGTCATGGCCCCCATGGTGGCTCTCGTCGAAGAGGCCGCCTGGTTTGCCAGGCGGGTGCGCGAGAACGGCCTGAAGTCTGTGGGCGTGATGATCGAGGTACCAGGCGCGGCGCTGCGAGCGGAGCACGTGCTCGACGAGGTCGACTTCGGTTCCCTTGGCACCAACGACCTTGCGCAATACACGATGGCCGCCGACCGCATGCAGGGCGAACTGTCGGACCTCCTCGACCCGTGGCAGCCAGCTCTGCTCGACGTGGTGGCAGCTGCTTGCCACGGCGGAGCGGTGACGGGTAAGCCGATGGGGGTGTGCGGCGAGGCAGGGGGAGACCCGCTGCTCGCGCTCGTGCTCGCCGGACTCGGCGTCTCGAGCCTGTCGATGGCACCTACCAAGGTGCCGATGGTACGGCTGTCGCTGTCGCTGCACACGTTCGCGCAGTGCCAGCGGCTTGCTCATCTTGCCCGCTCGGCGCGTACCGCTCAGGAGGCACGGGAGGCCGTCATTGCGTCGGCGTCGCCCGAACTCACCGCCTTGTTATGA
- a CDS encoding LytTR family DNA-binding domain-containing protein, producing the protein MIRIGVVEDDPVNRRGLLDHLARYSEEHGVEFAISEFADGADLVERYRPEYDMLLLDVQMPRMDGLEAAHRVREVDSDVIIIFVTNMAQYAIKGYEVDALSYLVKPVPYFAFAQEMGRSLARLQRHQGDSVVLTVGNTLARVPTTDIVYVESVKHRITVHTLSGKHSFSGTLKAMDQELEGRGFFRSNSCYIVNLRHVSRVEQHTCVMTGGDELQVSRPRRRAFLEALTDFVGGKTTP; encoded by the coding sequence GTGATTCGTATCGGAGTGGTCGAAGACGACCCCGTCAACCGCCGCGGACTCCTTGACCACCTCGCGCGCTATTCGGAAGAGCACGGCGTGGAGTTCGCGATCAGTGAGTTCGCCGATGGGGCCGACCTCGTGGAGCGCTACCGGCCCGAGTACGACATGCTGCTGCTGGACGTGCAGATGCCTCGGATGGACGGTCTGGAGGCCGCCCACAGGGTGCGCGAGGTGGACTCCGACGTCATCATCATCTTTGTCACCAACATGGCCCAGTACGCCATCAAAGGCTACGAGGTCGACGCCCTCAGCTACCTGGTGAAGCCGGTGCCGTACTTCGCCTTTGCTCAAGAGATGGGGCGCTCGCTCGCCCGCTTGCAGCGCCATCAAGGCGACAGTGTGGTGTTGACAGTGGGAAACACTCTGGCGCGAGTGCCCACCACCGACATCGTCTACGTCGAATCCGTCAAGCACCGCATCACGGTCCACACGCTGAGCGGAAAGCACTCGTTCAGCGGCACGCTCAAGGCCATGGACCAGGAGTTGGAGGGCCGGGGCTTCTTCCGCTCAAACTCCTGCTACATCGTCAACCTCAGGCACGTCTCCCGGGTAGAACAGCACACGTGCGTCATGACAGGGGGCGACGAGTTGCAGGTGAGCAGGCCACGACGACGCGCCTTCCTTGAGGCCCTCACCGACTTTGTGGGAGGCAAGACCACGCCATGA
- a CDS encoding PTS sugar transporter subunit IIA has product MSPDPRAILEPSAVRLGLEAKDKADALRQCGEVLTKIGAASPAYADAMLEREESVSTYIGEGVAIPHGTNASREHIERAAIAYLQFPHGVDWDGNEVQVCIAIASRSEEHVDILQSLATVLMDPESAAALREASSIDDVMALLSPQA; this is encoded by the coding sequence TTGAGTCCTGACCCTCGGGCGATCCTCGAGCCCAGCGCCGTCCGCCTTGGCCTTGAAGCCAAGGACAAGGCGGACGCGCTGCGGCAGTGCGGGGAGGTCCTGACCAAGATCGGCGCCGCCTCCCCGGCCTACGCCGACGCGATGCTCGAGAGGGAAGAGTCCGTCTCGACGTACATCGGCGAGGGCGTGGCAATCCCCCACGGCACCAACGCGAGCCGCGAGCACATCGAGCGCGCGGCGATCGCCTACCTTCAGTTTCCCCACGGAGTCGACTGGGACGGCAACGAGGTGCAGGTCTGCATCGCGATTGCGTCCCGCTCAGAGGAGCACGTCGACATCCTGCAGTCCCTGGCCACCGTGCTCATGGATCCAGAGTCGGCCGCCGCATTGCGTGAGGCGTCGTCCATCGACGACGTCATGGCGCTCTTGTCTCCCCAGGCCTAA
- a CDS encoding DeoR/GlpR family DNA-binding transcription regulator, whose translation MYAAERHEAILDRARAQGRVEVGALAEELGVTVETVRRDLTALERLGVVRRVHGGALPVERLTLEPTLAARETQRSEQKQRIAERAVAEIPDGGSILLDSGTTSYAIAGLLPRDKRFTVVTNSIAIASRLSDLPGIEFMMLGGRVRSRTGAAVGQWTTDALKSMAIDVAFLGTNGFSVERGFTTPDQAEAAAKRAMVTAARRVIVVADATKAGQIHLHRFAEVSEVALLVTDAGLDDETTEDFDAAGVEVVRA comes from the coding sequence GTGTACGCCGCTGAACGACACGAGGCCATCCTTGACCGCGCACGCGCTCAAGGGCGGGTTGAAGTGGGAGCGCTGGCAGAGGAGCTGGGGGTCACGGTCGAGACCGTGCGTCGCGACCTGACGGCCCTCGAGCGACTCGGCGTGGTGCGGCGTGTTCACGGCGGCGCCTTGCCGGTGGAGAGGCTCACGCTCGAGCCGACTCTTGCGGCGCGCGAGACCCAGCGATCCGAGCAAAAGCAGCGGATCGCAGAGCGCGCCGTCGCGGAGATCCCCGACGGCGGCTCGATCCTGCTCGACTCTGGCACCACGTCTTACGCCATCGCGGGGCTTCTTCCTCGCGACAAGCGTTTCACCGTGGTCACCAACTCCATCGCGATCGCCTCGCGGCTCTCCGACCTTCCCGGCATCGAGTTCATGATGCTGGGAGGTCGGGTCCGCAGTCGCACGGGTGCCGCGGTGGGGCAGTGGACCACCGACGCGCTCAAGTCCATGGCGATCGACGTCGCGTTCTTGGGAACGAACGGTTTCTCGGTGGAGCGCGGCTTCACTACGCCTGACCAGGCGGAGGCCGCAGCGAAGCGGGCGATGGTGACTGCCGCGAGGCGCGTCATCGTGGTCGCCGACGCCACCAAGGCCGGCCAGATCCATCTTCACCGCTTTGCCGAGGTGTCAGAGGTGGCCTTGCTGGTGACGGACGCAGGCCTCGACGACGAGACAACGGAAGATTTCGATGCGGCTGGAGTGGAGGTAGTGCGCGCATGA